From the Terriglobia bacterium genome, one window contains:
- the ligD gene encoding non-homologous end-joining DNA ligase codes for MPKLDDIFNMLPATAARQIRRRTQPAWCDPMLATLVREPFSDKDWIFEPKLDGVRCLAFRKGSKLDLFSRNHIRLNDEFPELISGLLHQPASSFIVDGEIVALEHGVSRFSLLQKRKQKRVPTFYYIFDVLFLEGCDLTHLELRYRKELLEKAFAVDDPLRLSRHRGAQGESYYREACKKGWEGLIAKRAASEYVHRRSWDWQKLKCENQQEFVIVGYTEPAGQRVGIGAVLVGFYEKGKLLYAGKVGTGFDTQTLRDLETKLSAIERPAPACIFDSRKKAGVHWVQPKFVAQIGFTEWTGAGKLRHPRYLGLRTDKKPSEVVREKPQ; via the coding sequence ATGCCAAAACTCGACGACATATTCAACATGTTGCCGGCGACGGCTGCCAGGCAAATCCGGCGCCGGACCCAACCCGCATGGTGCGATCCCATGCTGGCGACACTCGTGCGTGAACCGTTTTCGGACAAGGATTGGATCTTCGAACCCAAGCTGGACGGCGTCCGGTGTCTCGCATTCCGCAAAGGGTCGAAGCTCGACTTGTTCTCGCGAAATCACATCCGGCTCAACGACGAATTTCCGGAATTGATCTCGGGACTGCTCCACCAGCCCGCCTCCAGCTTCATCGTCGATGGGGAGATCGTTGCGTTAGAACACGGCGTGAGCCGGTTCTCGCTGCTCCAGAAGCGGAAGCAAAAGCGCGTTCCCACCTTTTATTACATCTTCGATGTTCTGTTTCTGGAGGGCTGCGATCTGACGCATCTGGAACTGCGCTACCGGAAGGAACTGCTCGAAAAGGCGTTCGCCGTTGATGACCCCCTTCGGCTGAGCAGGCATCGAGGGGCGCAGGGTGAATCCTATTACCGGGAAGCTTGTAAGAAAGGATGGGAGGGCCTGATTGCCAAACGCGCCGCGAGCGAGTACGTCCATCGGCGTTCGTGGGACTGGCAGAAACTCAAGTGCGAAAACCAGCAGGAATTCGTCATCGTCGGCTACACCGAGCCGGCGGGACAGCGCGTCGGCATCGGCGCCGTCCTCGTTGGGTTTTATGAAAAGGGAAAGCTTTTATACGCCGGTAAAGTTGGGACCGGATTCGATACGCAAACCCTGAGGGACCTCGAAACGAAACTGTCGGCGATCGAACGGCCGGCACCGGCTTGTATCTTCGATTCGCGGAAAAAGGCCGGCGTCCATTGGGTACAACCGAAATTCGTCGCTCAGATCGGATTTACAGAATGGACCGGCGCGGGAAAACTGCGGCACCCAAGATATCTTGGGTTGCGCACAGATAAGAAACCATCGGAGGTGGTGAGAGAAAAGCCGCAATAG
- a CDS encoding glyceraldehyde-3-phosphate dehydrogenase, producing the protein MGSVESDLHLQNWTQRQELAELVLPIIGRLYRNNGIALRIYGRPINNVTTVDILKTHRFARQYTGQELPIQESFKLVQAMESLDLAPARIDLGRLTNKYLDEKAAMSPEAFLRRELAPVVGRTDPLLKEPRDIVLYGFGRIGRLVARLLIERTGSGNKMRLRGIVVRKGKNNDLEKRAALLRRDSVHGPFNGSITIAAEDSAIIANGNLIKVIYAEAPDQISYTSYGIRNAIVIDNTGSWRDEAGLSLHLKSPGVARVLLTAPGKGSLKNIVFGINSAAITDDDKILSAASCTTNAIVPVLKVVHDHFGIEHGHVESVHSYTNDQNLIDNYHKGERRGRSAPLNMVITETGAAKAAAKALPELAGKLTGNAIRVPTPNVSLAILNLTLEKATTKDEINAFLRDCALSPDLQEQIDYIASSEIVSSDLVGSRHAGVLDSKATIANGRNVVLYVWYDNEFGYSCQVVRIAQQMAGIHFASFPG; encoded by the coding sequence ATGGGCAGCGTGGAATCGGATCTTCACTTGCAGAATTGGACTCAGCGACAGGAACTCGCGGAGCTCGTTCTTCCCATCATCGGCAGGCTTTATCGAAACAATGGTATAGCGCTCCGCATTTACGGCCGTCCGATCAACAATGTCACGACCGTGGATATCCTGAAGACGCACCGTTTCGCACGGCAATACACGGGCCAGGAGTTGCCTATCCAGGAGAGCTTTAAACTCGTGCAGGCGATGGAATCCCTGGACCTCGCGCCGGCGAGGATCGACCTGGGCCGGCTCACGAACAAATATCTCGATGAAAAAGCGGCGATGTCGCCCGAAGCCTTTCTGCGCCGTGAACTGGCGCCGGTCGTCGGCCGCACGGATCCTCTTCTGAAGGAGCCTCGCGATATCGTGCTGTACGGATTCGGCCGCATCGGCCGCCTGGTGGCACGGCTGTTGATCGAGCGCACAGGCAGCGGCAACAAGATGCGCCTGCGCGGCATCGTGGTGCGCAAAGGCAAGAACAATGATCTTGAAAAACGCGCCGCGCTGCTGCGGCGTGATTCCGTGCACGGTCCGTTCAACGGTTCCATCACAATCGCGGCCGAAGATAGCGCGATTATCGCCAACGGAAATCTCATCAAAGTGATTTACGCAGAAGCCCCCGACCAGATCAGCTACACCTCATACGGCATCCGGAACGCCATTGTGATCGACAATACCGGCTCCTGGAGGGACGAAGCCGGGCTTTCGTTGCATCTGAAAAGCCCGGGCGTCGCACGCGTGCTGCTCACGGCCCCCGGAAAGGGATCGCTGAAGAACATTGTGTTCGGCATCAACAGCGCCGCCATTACCGATGACGATAAAATTCTGTCTGCTGCAAGTTGCACAACCAACGCCATTGTCCCGGTGCTCAAAGTTGTCCACGACCACTTCGGTATCGAGCATGGCCATGTCGAATCCGTTCACTCCTATACCAACGACCAGAACCTGATCGACAACTATCACAAGGGCGAGCGCCGTGGCCGGAGCGCGCCACTGAACATGGTGATCACGGAAACGGGTGCGGCTAAGGCCGCCGCAAAAGCGCTGCCGGAACTTGCGGGCAAACTCACCGGCAATGCGATCCGGGTACCGACGCCCAACGTCAGTCTGGCCATTCTGAACCTGACGCTGGAAAAAGCGACGACCAAGGACGAAATCAATGCCTTCCTTCGCGACTGCGCACTCAGCCCGGACCTTCAGGAACAGATCGACTACATCGCTTCGAGTGAAATCGTATCCAGCGACCTGGTCGGTTCACGCCACGCGGGCGTGCTCGATTCGAAAGCCACCATCGCCAACGGCCGCAACGTCGTGCTCTACGTCTGGTACGACAATGAATTCGGTTACAGCTGCCAGGTCGTGCGCATCGCCCAGCAAATGGCTGGAATTCACTTCGCATCGTTCCCGGGGTGA